A stretch of the Mesorhizobium huakuii genome encodes the following:
- a CDS encoding DUF982 domain-containing protein, with protein MDDKLFNERVTIRVTANGKLQRIRSANDASAILASVDWPGERTAIHRDAFETAEKVFEGYRSTEDAKIRFLEAAREAGILFDDSHTQTSDPKRIYFESSVSIRPHGSASVREVKSVNGASEVLVDWPHSKRGPYYQSARETIEGAIEGKATPDQARDAFVALAEYAGILVDKSA; from the coding sequence ATGGACGACAAGTTGTTTAACGAGCGTGTAACCATACGTGTAACCGCCAACGGCAAGCTGCAGCGGATACGGTCCGCGAACGATGCCTCAGCCATCCTTGCCAGCGTCGATTGGCCTGGAGAGCGAACCGCTATCCATCGGGACGCCTTCGAAACCGCCGAAAAAGTCTTCGAAGGCTACCGTTCAACGGAAGATGCAAAAATTCGTTTTTTGGAGGCCGCGCGCGAAGCTGGCATTCTTTTCGACGACAGCCATACCCAAACATCAGATCCCAAGCGCATCTATTTCGAAAGCAGTGTTAGCATCCGTCCTCACGGCAGCGCCTCGGTGAGGGAAGTAAAATCGGTGAATGGCGCCAGCGAGGTTCTGGTGGATTGGCCTCATTCGAAACGCGGACCTTACTATCAATCGGCCAGGGAGACGATCGAGGGTGCGATTGAAGGGAAGGCCACCCCTGATCAGGCGCGTGATGCATTTGTGGCCTTGGCAGAATACGCCGGAATTCTGGTTGATAAGTCCGCCTGA
- a CDS encoding IS630 family transposase (programmed frameshift), which translates to MGKPYSMDLRERVVASVEREGLSRRQASVRYGVGISTVIRWVRRLRETSSLAPGKMGGHRPKKIAGEHRDWLLVRCRATDFTLRGLVIELAERGLAVDYRSVWEFVHAEKLSHKKTLIAAEQDRPDVARRRTQWAKYQDRIDPSRLVFIDETWTKTNMAPLRGWAPRGERIKAKVPHGHWKTMTFLAALRHDCVDAPWLIDGPINGERFQLYVDKVLVPVLKPGDIVIMDNLGSHKGKAVRRAIRAAGARLFLLPKYSPDLNPIEKLFAKLKHWLRKAARRTVETVCEAIGQILGTVTSTECRNYFTEAGYVPT; encoded by the exons ATGGGCAAGCCTTATTCGATGGATCTTCGCGAACGGGTTGTTGCGTCGGTTGAGCGGGAGGGGCTGTCGCGACGGCAGGCCTCGGTGCGCTATGGAGTTGGTATCAGCACCGTCATCAGGTGGGTGCGCCGCTTGCGCGAAACGAGCAGCCTTGCACCCGGCAAGATGGGTGGGCACCGGCCGAAGAAGATTGCCGGTGAGCATCGGGACTGGCTTCTGGTGCGCTGCCGGGCCACGGATTTTACGCTGCGCGGTCTTGTGATCGAGCTGGCCGAGCGCGGCCTTGCGGTCGACTACCGCTCGGTGTGGGAGTTCGTCCACGCCGAGAAGCTCAGTCAC AAAAAGACGCTGATCGCGGCTGAGCAGGATCGCCCGGATGTGGCGCGCAGGCGGACACAGTGGGCAAAGTATCAGGACCGCATCGATCCTTCCCGTCTGGTGTTCATCGACGAGACATGGACCAAAACCAACATGGCACCGCTCAGGGGATGGGCGCCGCGCGGCGAGAGGATCAAGGCCAAGGTGCCGCACGGCCATTGGAAGACAATGACCTTCCTGGCGGCGCTGCGTCATGACTGCGTCGATGCACCATGGCTCATCGACGGACCGATCAACGGCGAGCGTTTTCAGCTCTATGTCGACAAGGTTCTCGTCCCAGTCCTCAAGCCCGGCGACATCGTCATCATGGACAATCTCGGCTCACATAAAGGCAAGGCCGTGCGCCGCGCCATCCGCGCGGCCGGCGCCAGGTTGTTCTTGCTGCCCAAATACTCGCCCGATCTGAACCCCATCGAGAAGCTCTTCGCCAAGCTCAAGCATTGGCTGCGCAAGGCTGCCAGACGAACAGTCGAGACCGTCTGCGAAGCCATCGGTCAGATCCTCGGCACCGTCACTTCAACCGAATGCAGAAATTACTTCACCGAGGCCGGGTATGTACCAACCTAA
- a CDS encoding LacI family DNA-binding transcriptional regulator, translated as MSETTDPASETARRRKAPAKPKGRVTMTDIARAAGCSQATVSFVLNNSPGIKLSQQTRERVIEAARALGYSAPAFSALRKPVAAFDGLDGVIGFAVDQLATSPEAVVAIEGARQASWNAGNVLLVAQTMGDAVMEPRAIQALTRRGISALIYMTIFTREITAPDFLYSLDIPVILLNCYTADYAFPAVVPSEIAGGQSSTRHLISHGHRRIATITGEPWMQAAQDRLKGYRRALATADIPFDPELVVEGDWSASAGYAATVKLLALKDRPTAIFCQNDRTAIGCYEALKEAGLHIPQDISVVGYDDEEIARHLFPPLTTSILPHMAMGQWAIEQLEAPTAPGQGRYPITKLECPLVERDSVRTVAGG; from the coding sequence ATGAGCGAGACGACGGATCCGGCCAGCGAGACGGCGAGGCGCCGCAAGGCGCCGGCCAAGCCCAAGGGGCGGGTCACCATGACCGACATCGCCCGGGCCGCCGGCTGTTCGCAGGCGACCGTGTCCTTCGTGCTCAACAATTCGCCAGGGATAAAGCTGTCGCAGCAGACCCGCGAGCGGGTGATCGAGGCCGCAAGGGCGCTGGGCTACAGCGCGCCCGCCTTCTCGGCGCTGCGCAAGCCGGTTGCCGCCTTTGACGGGCTGGACGGGGTGATCGGCTTTGCCGTCGACCAGCTGGCGACCAGCCCGGAGGCGGTGGTGGCGATCGAAGGCGCGCGCCAGGCCTCGTGGAATGCCGGCAACGTGCTGCTGGTGGCGCAGACCATGGGCGACGCCGTGATGGAGCCGCGCGCCATCCAGGCGCTGACAAGGCGGGGCATTTCGGCGCTGATCTACATGACCATCTTCACCCGCGAGATCACCGCGCCCGATTTCCTCTACAGCCTCGACATTCCGGTGATCCTGCTCAATTGCTACACGGCCGACTACGCCTTCCCCGCCGTGGTGCCCTCCGAAATCGCCGGCGGCCAGAGCTCGACAAGGCATCTGATCAGCCACGGCCACCGCCGCATCGCCACCATCACCGGCGAGCCGTGGATGCAGGCTGCCCAGGACCGGCTGAAAGGCTATCGCCGCGCGCTCGCGACCGCCGACATCCCGTTCGACCCGGAGCTGGTGGTCGAGGGCGACTGGTCGGCCAGCGCCGGCTATGCCGCGACGGTGAAGCTGCTGGCGCTAAAAGACCGCCCGACCGCCATCTTCTGCCAGAACGACCGCACCGCGATCGGCTGCTACGAGGCGCTGAAGGAAGCCGGCCTGCACATTCCGCAAGACATTTCGGTGGTCGGCTACGACGACGAGGAAATCGCCCGCCACCTCTTCCCACCGCTGACCACCTCGATCCTGCCGCATATGGCGATGGGCCAATGGGCGATCGAACAGCTCGAAGCGCCAACGGCGCCAGGGCAGGGACGCTACCCCATCACCAAGCTGGAATGCCCGCTGGTGGAGCGGGACAGTGTGCGGACGGTGGCGGGAGGCTGA
- a CDS encoding sugar-binding protein, producing MKSLIRSASVAATALLLGLSATAIARADDKPTLAFVVNGASDFWKAAEAGVKKAQGELPDYTLELKYPEQSSVAIQQRLMDDLVTAGVKGIMVSAVDPKTSTDGLNKIASETALFTTDSDAPQTKRVAYIGSSNVDAGKQAAEIAKKAMPNGGKCLGFVGLLGADNAKERIQGMKDGLAGTKIELVDVRGDDIDQARAKKNVEDALVASPDVTCMVGFYSYNTPRIYEALRDAGKLGSITVVGFDDDPITLGGVKEGTIAATVVQQPFEWAYQGMKLMAAYLKGDKSGIPAGNLIIIPTKIIGKDDVDAYAANLKAMAGK from the coding sequence ATGAAATCCTTGATACGTAGTGCATCCGTAGCCGCCACGGCGTTGCTGCTTGGCCTGTCGGCCACGGCAATCGCGCGCGCCGACGACAAGCCGACGCTGGCCTTCGTCGTCAATGGCGCTTCCGATTTCTGGAAAGCGGCCGAAGCCGGCGTCAAGAAGGCGCAGGGCGAACTGCCCGACTACACGCTTGAGCTCAAATATCCGGAACAATCCTCGGTCGCCATCCAGCAGCGGCTGATGGACGATCTGGTGACGGCCGGCGTCAAGGGCATCATGGTGTCCGCCGTCGATCCCAAGACCTCGACCGATGGCCTGAACAAGATCGCCTCGGAAACCGCGCTGTTCACCACCGACAGCGACGCCCCGCAGACCAAGCGTGTCGCCTATATCGGCTCGTCCAATGTCGACGCCGGCAAGCAGGCGGCCGAAATCGCCAAGAAGGCGATGCCGAACGGCGGCAAGTGCCTCGGCTTCGTCGGCCTGCTCGGCGCCGACAATGCCAAGGAGCGCATCCAGGGCATGAAGGATGGTCTGGCCGGCACCAAGATCGAACTGGTCGACGTGCGCGGCGACGATATCGACCAGGCGCGCGCCAAGAAGAATGTCGAGGACGCGCTGGTCGCCAGCCCCGACGTCACCTGCATGGTCGGCTTCTATTCCTACAACACGCCGCGCATCTATGAAGCGCTGCGCGATGCCGGCAAGCTCGGCTCGATCACGGTTGTCGGTTTCGATGACGATCCGATTACGCTGGGCGGCGTCAAGGAAGGCACCATTGCCGCCACCGTCGTGCAGCAGCCCTTCGAATGGGCCTATCAGGGCATGAAGCTGATGGCCGCCTATCTCAAGGGCGACAAGTCGGGCATCCCGGCCGGCAACCTCATCATCATCCCGACCAAGATCATCGGCAAGGACGACGTCGACGCCTATGCCGCCAATCTGAAGGCGATGGCCGGAAAGTAA
- a CDS encoding sugar ABC transporter ATP-binding protein — translation MNYSDTSIAATTPFLSLENVRKTYPGVVALDGFSMEVRPGEVIGLVGENGAGKSTLMKILGGVTTPDTGTITVDGTAHNSLSVEGSLGSGIAFVHQELNLFENLDVAANIFFGREPLRAGPLKLVDRAKLREMVAPLLKRVGANFSADTQVAALSLAQQQMVEIAKALSIKARLVILDEPTSSLPIAETDKLLDVIKALKADGISVIFISHRLHEVERVADRVVVLRDGMLAGTLAKRDIHHDQMVKLMIGRMLKEREKASEAARAPGAVALAAKAVRTPTYPSRPVDLDVRRGEILGLAGLVGSGRTELARVFFGIDGSLGGTIELDGKTLVLGSAADAVAQGIFLVPEDRKLTGILLDLSIAQNISLPNLPAHARRSLVSASAETATAEKQKKDLGIKAPSVQTRTGTLSGGNQQKVVLGKWLAMNPKVMILDEPTRGIDIGAKAEIYGLMRALADAGVAVLMISSDMEEVIGVSDRIAVMHEGQISGILDKDRFSQENVLLLAVGKQPK, via the coding sequence ATGAACTATTCCGACACATCCATCGCAGCGACCACACCGTTCCTCAGCCTCGAGAACGTGCGCAAGACCTATCCGGGTGTCGTCGCGCTGGATGGTTTTTCGATGGAGGTCAGGCCGGGCGAGGTCATCGGCCTCGTCGGCGAGAATGGCGCCGGCAAGTCGACCCTGATGAAGATCCTTGGCGGCGTCACCACGCCGGACACCGGCACCATCACCGTCGACGGCACCGCCCACAACAGCTTGAGCGTCGAAGGCAGCCTGGGCTCGGGCATCGCCTTCGTCCACCAGGAACTCAACCTGTTCGAGAACCTTGACGTCGCCGCCAACATCTTCTTCGGCCGCGAGCCGCTGCGCGCCGGGCCGCTCAAGCTTGTCGACCGCGCGAAGCTGCGGGAGATGGTGGCGCCGCTTTTGAAGCGCGTCGGTGCCAATTTCTCCGCCGACACACAGGTCGCCGCTTTGTCGCTCGCCCAGCAGCAGATGGTCGAGATCGCCAAGGCGCTGTCGATCAAGGCAAGGCTGGTCATCCTCGACGAGCCGACATCGAGCCTGCCGATCGCCGAGACCGACAAATTGCTCGACGTCATCAAGGCGCTGAAGGCCGACGGCATCAGCGTCATTTTCATCTCGCACCGCCTGCACGAGGTCGAGCGTGTCGCCGACCGCGTCGTCGTGCTGCGCGATGGCATGCTGGCCGGCACGTTGGCCAAGCGCGACATCCACCATGACCAGATGGTCAAGCTGATGATCGGCCGCATGCTGAAGGAGCGCGAGAAAGCATCCGAGGCCGCGCGGGCACCTGGCGCCGTCGCCCTTGCAGCCAAGGCCGTCCGCACCCCCACTTACCCCAGCCGGCCTGTCGATCTCGACGTCCGGCGCGGCGAAATCCTCGGCCTTGCCGGGCTGGTCGGTTCCGGCCGCACCGAACTGGCCCGCGTCTTCTTCGGCATCGACGGCAGCCTTGGCGGCACGATCGAACTGGACGGCAAGACGCTTGTGTTGGGTTCGGCCGCCGATGCCGTCGCGCAAGGTATTTTCCTGGTGCCGGAAGACCGCAAGCTGACCGGCATCCTGCTCGACCTGTCGATCGCCCAGAACATTTCGCTGCCCAATCTGCCGGCGCATGCCAGGCGCTCTCTGGTCTCCGCAAGCGCTGAAACGGCAACCGCCGAGAAGCAGAAGAAGGATCTCGGCATCAAGGCGCCTTCGGTGCAGACGCGCACCGGCACGCTGTCGGGCGGCAACCAGCAGAAGGTCGTGCTCGGCAAGTGGCTGGCCATGAACCCGAAGGTGATGATCCTCGACGAGCCGACGCGCGGCATCGACATCGGCGCCAAGGCGGAAATCTACGGGCTGATGCGCGCTCTGGCCGATGCCGGCGTCGCCGTGCTGATGATTTCCAGCGACATGGAGGAGGTGATCGGCGTGTCCGACCGCATAGCCGTCATGCATGAGGGCCAGATCTCGGGCATTCTCGACAAGGACCGGTTCAGCCAGGAAAACGTACTGCTCTTGGCGGTGGGCAAGCAGCCGAAATAG
- a CDS encoding ABC transporter permease: MSKKDLGLLILILVVGAIVAIINPRFLLPINLANTSNLIGLFGILSIGQAFVIITGGIELSVGSVVALLGTLFIDFIAVRELDWPLAFVLIIALGAIIGLVHGWLITRLKLQPFVVTLCGLLIYRGVARFYTADGTAGFAFGQNFPELEFLTAGRSYGVPNSFIALIVIAIVMWVVLHRSVFGRYLYAIGKNEEAAKYSGIRTGRIVMAAYVICGVLTALSAIYFAMYTRSISPASHGQFYELYAIAAAVLGGFSLRGGEGSLIGVILGTVLLQELQNLVNLLGIPSSLNFAVMGGVILIGVLVDQQWGVFRARRLMIDAARKNVAGAPAE; this comes from the coding sequence ATGAGCAAGAAAGATCTCGGCCTGTTGATCCTGATCCTGGTGGTCGGGGCCATCGTTGCGATCATCAATCCGCGCTTCCTGCTGCCGATCAACCTCGCCAACACCTCGAACCTGATCGGCCTGTTCGGCATCCTGTCGATCGGCCAGGCCTTCGTCATCATCACCGGCGGCATCGAACTGTCGGTCGGCTCTGTGGTTGCGCTGCTGGGAACGTTGTTCATCGACTTCATCGCCGTGCGCGAACTCGACTGGCCGCTGGCCTTCGTGCTGATCATCGCGCTGGGCGCCATCATCGGCCTGGTGCATGGCTGGCTGATCACGCGGCTGAAACTGCAGCCCTTCGTGGTGACCTTGTGCGGCCTGCTGATCTATCGCGGCGTGGCGCGCTTCTACACCGCCGACGGCACCGCAGGCTTCGCCTTCGGCCAGAATTTTCCCGAGCTCGAATTCCTGACGGCGGGCCGGTCCTATGGCGTGCCGAACAGTTTCATCGCGCTGATCGTCATCGCCATCGTCATGTGGGTGGTGCTGCACCGGTCGGTGTTCGGCCGCTATCTCTACGCCATCGGCAAGAATGAGGAGGCGGCGAAATATTCCGGCATCCGCACCGGCCGTATCGTCATGGCCGCCTATGTCATCTGCGGCGTGCTGACGGCGCTGTCGGCGATCTATTTCGCCATGTACACGCGCTCGATTTCACCGGCCAGCCACGGCCAGTTCTATGAACTCTACGCCATTGCCGCCGCCGTGCTCGGCGGCTTTTCGCTGCGCGGCGGCGAGGGCTCGCTGATCGGCGTTATCCTCGGCACCGTGCTGCTGCAGGAGCTGCAGAACCTCGTCAATCTGCTCGGCATCCCGTCCTCCCTCAACTTCGCGGTGATGGGCGGCGTCATCCTCATTGGCGTGCTGGTCGATCAGCAATGGGGCGTGTTCCGGGCTCGGCGTCTGATGATCGATGCAGCCCGCAAGAACGTCGCCGGTGCCCCAGCGGAATAA
- a CDS encoding SDR family NAD(P)-dependent oxidoreductase, with translation MRCDLRGKVALVTGAAGTIGSSIATRLSDNGAAVVVADINGEGAIQVAAGLTDAMACATDIRDAASVDSAIAAIMQRYGRLDILINNAGVNTLAHRVTLDEFPAEEWDRITGIDLDGLYIMSRAALKPMLAAGKGGRIVNIASVVGLAAMRLQSPFVAAKAGIIHLTRSMAIELGALGILTNAVAPGSVMTALTAKLFYGDDGKFAGRTQEFLAHVPLGRPAEPREIAEAVLFLASPAASYVNGQVLAVDGGWTAGYMM, from the coding sequence ATGCGCTGCGATTTGCGAGGCAAGGTAGCGCTGGTCACCGGGGCCGCGGGCACCATCGGCAGTTCCATTGCCACGCGCCTCTCCGACAATGGTGCCGCGGTCGTCGTCGCCGACATCAACGGCGAGGGCGCAATCCAGGTGGCGGCCGGCTTGACCGATGCCATGGCCTGCGCCACGGACATCCGTGACGCCGCCTCGGTCGACAGCGCCATCGCCGCGATCATGCAGCGCTATGGCCGCCTCGACATCCTGATCAACAATGCCGGCGTCAACACGCTGGCCCACCGCGTGACCTTGGACGAATTCCCGGCCGAGGAATGGGACCGCATCACCGGCATCGATCTCGACGGCCTCTACATTATGAGCCGCGCGGCACTGAAGCCCATGCTCGCCGCCGGCAAAGGCGGGCGCATCGTCAACATCGCCTCGGTCGTCGGCCTTGCCGCCATGCGCCTGCAAAGCCCGTTCGTCGCCGCCAAGGCCGGCATCATCCATCTGACACGGTCGATGGCGATTGAACTTGGCGCCCTGGGCATCTTGACCAACGCCGTCGCCCCGGGTTCGGTGATGACGGCGCTGACCGCCAAGCTGTTTTACGGCGACGACGGCAAGTTCGCCGGCCGCACGCAGGAGTTTTTGGCCCATGTGCCGCTCGGCAGGCCTGCCGAGCCCCGGGAGATCGCCGAGGCGGTGCTGTTCCTGGCCTCGCCGGCCGCCAGCTACGTCAACGGCCAGGTGCTGGCCGTCGATGGCGGCTGGACGGCGGGATACATGATGTGA
- a CDS encoding SDR family NAD(P)-dependent oxidoreductase → MSDAMEIDLNGATVALDGETNPIVDAVLAALRANGSTFVEAAEVADILLMSNPLRPGTTVQDPRHEYSDARRAALAMAERGGGRIVFLISATAGMPMRRHPRFSMENAAILAGMRTLAMEFGPRVLVNAVGFGAVEDETMVSGDKAMLSHTPVGRAGCIEEAVAAVLFFCDPLNTYTTGQMLSVDGGWTAGYGRNF, encoded by the coding sequence GTGAGCGACGCGATGGAAATCGATCTTAACGGCGCCACGGTGGCTCTCGATGGCGAGACCAACCCGATCGTCGACGCTGTGCTCGCCGCGCTGCGTGCCAATGGCAGTACATTTGTCGAAGCAGCTGAAGTCGCCGACATCCTGCTGATGTCCAATCCGCTGCGCCCGGGAACGACGGTGCAGGATCCCCGCCACGAGTATTCCGATGCGCGCAGGGCGGCCCTGGCCATGGCCGAGCGCGGCGGCGGGCGCATCGTCTTCCTGATCTCGGCCACCGCCGGCATGCCGATGCGCCGCCATCCCCGCTTTTCCATGGAGAACGCCGCGATTCTGGCCGGCATGCGCACGCTGGCCATGGAGTTCGGGCCAAGGGTGCTGGTCAATGCCGTCGGCTTCGGCGCGGTCGAGGACGAAACCATGGTATCAGGCGACAAGGCGATGCTCAGCCACACGCCAGTCGGCCGCGCCGGCTGCATCGAGGAAGCGGTTGCGGCCGTGCTGTTCTTCTGCGATCCGCTCAACACTTACACGACGGGCCAGATGCTCAGCGTCGACGGTGGATGGACGGCAGGCTATGGGCGTAATTTCTGA
- a CDS encoding LacI family DNA-binding transcriptional regulator has product MTDRPPAGEKKRQRLGVREIAKRVGVAPMTVSRALSNPDMVSPETRAKVLEAIEQAGFVPNRLASSMRGNGRMIGTVVPPLINSGIAEQVQGMSDECHESGYSMLLVQGEFTQEAEEKSIRNLLGWRPVGMILQSFVQSETARALLKSSGAPVVEISEIKGRKPIDMVVGVSNFETAYAMTMHLAAKGYQRIGFVSTPIHGNDRLQQRRTGYHAALTELGIKNHADMEVEVPITAQGGAEALVTLTSRHRDIDAIFFSSDTLAVGAVQECHRRRWAVPGRIAIAGYGDMDLAAQLYPPLTTVKVNRYEMGRRAVRQLLARLGGDTKVPTITSLGFEIVDRESA; this is encoded by the coding sequence ATGACCGACAGACCGCCGGCGGGCGAGAAGAAGCGGCAGCGCCTTGGCGTCCGCGAGATCGCCAAGCGTGTCGGCGTCGCGCCGATGACGGTGTCGCGCGCGCTGTCCAATCCCGACATGGTCTCGCCGGAGACGCGCGCCAAGGTGCTCGAGGCCATCGAGCAGGCCGGCTTCGTACCCAACCGGCTGGCCTCCAGCATGCGCGGCAACGGCCGCATGATCGGCACGGTGGTGCCGCCGCTGATCAATTCGGGCATTGCCGAACAGGTGCAAGGCATGTCCGACGAATGCCACGAGAGCGGCTATTCGATGCTTCTGGTGCAAGGCGAGTTCACGCAGGAGGCCGAGGAGAAATCGATCCGCAACCTGCTCGGCTGGCGCCCGGTCGGCATGATCCTGCAGAGCTTCGTGCAAAGTGAGACGGCACGGGCGCTTCTGAAGAGCAGCGGCGCGCCGGTGGTCGAAATATCGGAAATCAAGGGCCGCAAGCCGATCGACATGGTGGTCGGCGTCTCCAACTTCGAGACCGCCTACGCCATGACCATGCATCTCGCCGCCAAGGGCTACCAGCGCATCGGCTTCGTCTCGACGCCGATCCACGGCAATGACCGCCTGCAGCAGCGCCGCACCGGCTATCATGCGGCACTCACCGAACTCGGCATCAAGAACCATGCCGACATGGAGGTCGAAGTGCCGATCACCGCGCAAGGCGGCGCCGAGGCGCTGGTGACGCTGACCTCCCGGCATAGGGATATCGATGCCATATTCTTTTCCAGCGACACGCTGGCCGTCGGTGCCGTGCAGGAGTGCCACCGCCGGCGCTGGGCGGTGCCGGGCAGGATCGCCATCGCCGGCTATGGCGATATGGATCTGGCAGCCCAACTCTATCCGCCCCTGACAACGGTCAAGGTCAACCGCTACGAGATGGGGCGGCGCGCCGTGCGGCAATTGCTGGCAAGGCTCGGCGGCGACACCAAGGTGCCGACCATCACCAGCCTCGGCTTCGAGATCGTCGACCGCGAAAGCGCGTGA
- a CDS encoding mandelate racemase/muconate lactonizing enzyme family protein: MKIIEIETFAVGAGWKNWLFVKVHSDSGIHGIGEGTLNGFIKTTEAGVHELKHLAIGQDPRRINALAKRMLDSVSLDGGHIHRTVIAAIEVACWDILGKSLGVPIHQLLGGQVRDSVLGYANGWYRTERTPEAFLEAAKAVLAKGFKAFKLDPFGTAQGFMSREDLELSYAICRTLRDRLPKDTRILIDVHARFTEIAALQAAQKFADLDIYWWEEPTSRDRQETVHEVAHRSPIPVATGEMYDTVGQFYTLAAGGGVNIFQPEPMSLGGIAPSMQVANLAFAHGSHIAPHQSGGPVATAVCLQLAAAVPNFLIQEHFDAFNDPWTRELVTWHPTVDAKNGHLSLPDAPGLGIDLNIEALKDHPYDPNAYLNVHAEGWEKRLGRREEAGKKTS; the protein is encoded by the coding sequence ATGAAGATCATCGAAATCGAGACCTTCGCCGTCGGCGCCGGCTGGAAGAACTGGCTGTTCGTCAAGGTCCACAGCGACAGCGGCATCCATGGCATCGGCGAAGGCACGCTGAACGGCTTCATCAAGACCACGGAAGCCGGCGTGCATGAGCTCAAGCATCTTGCCATCGGCCAGGATCCGCGCCGCATCAATGCGCTGGCCAAGCGCATGCTGGACAGTGTGTCGCTCGACGGCGGCCATATCCACCGCACGGTGATCGCGGCGATCGAGGTCGCCTGCTGGGACATTCTGGGCAAGAGCCTCGGCGTGCCAATCCACCAGTTGCTCGGCGGCCAGGTACGCGACAGCGTGCTCGGCTACGCCAATGGCTGGTATCGCACCGAGCGCACGCCGGAGGCCTTTCTCGAAGCCGCCAAAGCGGTGCTGGCCAAAGGCTTCAAGGCGTTCAAGCTTGACCCGTTCGGCACCGCGCAAGGTTTCATGTCGCGCGAGGACTTGGAGCTTTCCTACGCCATCTGTCGGACGCTGCGGGATCGCCTGCCCAAGGACACGCGGATCCTGATCGACGTGCATGCCCGCTTCACCGAGATCGCGGCACTGCAGGCGGCCCAAAAGTTCGCCGATCTCGATATCTACTGGTGGGAGGAGCCAACCTCGCGCGACCGGCAGGAGACGGTGCATGAAGTGGCGCACCGCTCGCCGATCCCGGTTGCGACCGGTGAGATGTACGATACCGTCGGTCAATTCTACACACTGGCCGCCGGCGGTGGCGTCAACATCTTCCAGCCCGAACCGATGTCGCTCGGCGGCATCGCGCCGTCGATGCAGGTGGCCAATCTGGCGTTCGCGCATGGCAGCCATATCGCGCCGCACCAGAGTGGCGGACCGGTGGCGACGGCGGTGTGCCTGCAGCTGGCCGCGGCGGTGCCGAACTTCCTCATCCAGGAACATTTCGACGCCTTCAACGACCCGTGGACGCGCGAGCTGGTGACCTGGCATCCAACGGTCGATGCGAAGAACGGCCATCTGTCGCTGCCTGACGCGCCGGGGCTCGGCATCGATCTCAACATCGAGGCGCTCAAGGACCACCCTTACGATCCCAACGCCTATCTCAACGTCCATGCGGAAGGTTGGGAGAAGCGGCTGGGTCGACGAGAAGAAGCAGGGAAGAAGACGTCCTGA
- a CDS encoding transketolase, with translation MLRNSPPGTADIGALERKATQLRRHMLTMARGQGQGYIGQGLGIADALAALYFHELRYDPHNPDWPDRDRFLLSTGHYSIALWAALAEAGIIPVEELATYGADNSRLEMSTLDTTPGVEVIGGSLGHGLGQGVGQALGLRIDKSDARVFVELSDGEMQEGSTWEAAMSASHFRLDGLVALIDCNGIQADGPMVLDMEPVADKWRAFGWQTSEIDGNDMKAVVGALADAREGNGKPKAIMLRTLPGKGVPRIETSEKSHFFRIDVAQWDGIIAEFEQSTGAAQ, from the coding sequence ATGCTGCGAAATTCCCCTCCCGGCACCGCCGATATCGGCGCGCTCGAACGCAAGGCAACGCAATTGCGCCGGCACATGCTGACCATGGCGCGCGGTCAGGGCCAGGGCTATATCGGCCAGGGCCTCGGCATCGCCGATGCGCTGGCAGCATTGTACTTCCACGAACTGCGCTACGACCCGCACAATCCGGATTGGCCCGACCGCGACCGCTTCCTGCTCTCGACCGGGCACTATTCGATCGCGCTCTGGGCAGCACTGGCGGAAGCCGGCATCATCCCGGTCGAGGAACTTGCCACCTACGGCGCGGATAACAGCCGGCTGGAAATGTCGACGCTCGACACCACGCCCGGCGTCGAGGTCATCGGCGGTTCGCTGGGCCATGGCCTGGGGCAAGGCGTCGGCCAGGCGCTGGGCCTGCGTATCGACAAATCCGATGCGCGCGTTTTCGTCGAACTGTCCGATGGCGAAATGCAGGAAGGCTCTACCTGGGAGGCGGCGATGTCGGCCAGTCATTTCAGGCTCGACGGGCTGGTGGCGCTGATCGACTGCAACGGCATCCAGGCCGATGGGCCCATGGTGCTCGACATGGAGCCGGTGGCCGACAAGTGGCGCGCCTTCGGCTGGCAAACATCGGAGATCGACGGCAACGACATGAAGGCGGTGGTCGGTGCGCTGGCCGATGCGCGCGAAGGCAACGGCAAGCCGAAAGCGATCATGCTGCGCACACTGCCCGGCAAAGGCGTGCCGCGCATCGAAACCTCTGAGAAATCGCACTTCTTCCGCATCGACGTGGCGCAATGGGACGGCATCATCGCCGAGTTCGAACAGAGTACAGGAGCAGCCCAATGA